A single genomic interval of Scylla paramamosain isolate STU-SP2022 chromosome 12, ASM3559412v1, whole genome shotgun sequence harbors:
- the LOC135105767 gene encoding BRCA2-interacting transcriptional repressor EMSY-like isoform X3 — MVAQDMEVGYKLPNKWPKLLDMTKDECRKALRALELTTYSQVVSVLRAQGELTKEKKKLLSDLQTMFSISLERHRAEIRRAVNDEKLTTIADTLAGPNTGVEWAVEGRRLVPLMPRVPPQTAYTALATRMALLYYGMNAKMPHPSATAHYGKMDDLGAESGDTDSEEETEGLRFMPGAMVPPQYNADQGSYTTLPFSQARLSKLPPKENREIPTTTSGGSGGSAGVGGGGGAGGGTATSGGTGGGGSDKRKRKRSSSEHPLPPPPPPPPPPPTPPTPPTRDLPSSPGTPNKVTGIGRPLPGPPMKITVTGNITRGTSGTPVSTLGSHTQKVILVSTSGASGVGGGVYQRSLSVPVMKGGTGTAPTVMRGVSASSSTTPSSQIQTGSTVGSGNMIVPPTYSSSGLHGASAMSPAGTYANRTRPRVPSGTLPSRPRERSKSLVLQADSAGRGAEGSGSSSCSNVSSGSHVSPMPSFPGGSSAVVGAASGSPSLSSGHLMTHQTIQVRPSATINPGKTAIQIRQEGGAGAKIITHAVGSAGVTGTAGCTTSVACTTSTTIITTATSSGITPGSSTTGRLVGRAPILPPSSPQGSGAPLYVVTTNSGTITVVTRTVAAGQGTGPRVVTVNTINAPKSSVSSVRTPTPATVVSVGPKTIQTVRVTPQGQGPSGLRPVLGGTKSNVIVVHKGGPTTGTRPMSIQGIRVIKDVPTKITIGKTFTGSTAAPVLQKPPTVPRGPITTPVLTTASTPTTQSNVIVVDLSPETSNVNNTGALADILQVTGEAPSTSSSGSSSSSNSSSSSSGNSNTSDLTTTTTSMSSIPDTTTIPAASTSITTPTIITTTTSTAAATTSSTSTTITTVSATTTTAASTTSSSVSASTTTATTVALSATPIVSSSDGGAGLSSSGGGSTGGGSGGGGGGGGEGEGEWLNLGLEGEDSPGHSLPEGQMQMLEEAVEILGRGDKESARNLLRQAGIELLDSPVELGEHGAEGTSMASLMAGLVSQLPGTHLDEGPLAPVGELDPVTGLFYNPSSSESLSDSNSNSASDELEVPEERESAD, encoded by the exons ATGGTGGCCCAAGAC atGGAGGTCGGGTATAAGCTGCCCAACAAGTGGCCTAAGCTGCTTGACATGACCAAGGATGAGTGCCGCAAGGCTCTCCGTGCCCTGG AGTTGACAACATACAGTCAGGTGGTTTCTGTACTACGAGCACAAGGAGAACtgacaaaggagaaaaagaagctaCTCAGTGACCTGCAAACTATGTTTTCCATTTCCCTTGAGAGACACAGAGCAGAAATTAGAAGAGCAGTCAATGATGAAAAGCTCACCACCATAGCAGACAC GCTGGCTGGACCCAACACTGGGGTGGAGTGGGCAGTGGAGGGGCGGCGGCTGGTACCCCTCATGCCGCGCGTCCCTCCACAGACAGCATACACAGCCCTGGCAACACGCATGGCTCTCCTCTACTATGGAATGAATGCCAAGATGCCTCACCCCTCTGCCACAGCACATTATGGAAAGATGGATG aTCTTGGTGCTGAGTCTGGGGATACAGACTctgaggaggagacagagggtCTAAGGTTCATGCCTGGAGCGATGGTGCCACCACAGTATAATGCTGACCAGGGATCCTACACAACCCTGCCATTCTCACAGGCCCGGCTCTCCAAGTTACCTCC gaaagaaaatcgTGAAATCCCAACCACCACctcaggaggaagtggaggctcagctggtgttggtgggggtggtggagcaggtggtggtaCTGCTACTAGTGGTGGcactggtggtggaggcagtgacaagaggaaaagaaagaggtcTTCATCAgaacatcctcttcctcccccacctcctcctccccctcctcctcctactccaccaaCCCCACCCACCAGAgaccttccttcatcccctgGTACACCAAACAAG GTGACAGGAATTGGTCGACCGCTGCCTGGCCCTCCCATGAAGATAACAGTAACAGGCAACATTACCCGCGGCACCTCAGGCACGCCAGTCTCCACACTTGGCAGCCACACACAAAAG GTCATCCTTGTGTCCACCTCGGGAGCAAgtggtgtgggtggaggagtgTACCAGAGATCCCTCAGCGTTCCAGTGATGAAGGGTGGGACAGGCACTGCCCCCACAGTGATGCGAGGGGTATCGGCCTCCAGCAGCACAACCCCATCCAGCCAGATACAGACAG GGAGCACTGTAGGTTCAGGAAACATGATTGTGCCGCCCACCTACTCCAGCAGTGGCCTCCATGGTGCTAGTGCCATGTCTCCTGCAG GTACGTATGCCAATCGTACGAGACCTCGTGTTCCCTCTGGCACACTGCCTTCCAGACCACGAGAGAGATCAAAGTCACTTGTTCTCCAGGCAGACTCTGCAGGAAGAG GTGCTGAAGGAAGTGGTAGCAGCAGCTGCAGTAATGTATCTTCAGGCAGCCATGTGAGTcccatgccttccttccctggGGGTTCATCTGCTGTAGTGGGAGCAGCATCAGGGTCCCCCAGTCTGTCTTCAGGACATTTGATGACACACCAAACTATACAG GTCAGACCAAGTGCCACCATTAATCCTGGGAAGACAGCAATTCAGATTCGTCAGGAAGGAG GTGCAGGAGCCAAGATCATCACACATGCTGTAGGCAGTGCTGGAGTCACAGGGACTGCAGGCTGCACCACCTCTGTTGCTtgcaccacctccactaccatcatcaccacagccaCCTCCTCAGGCATCACTCCAGGCTCCAGCACCACAGGACGCTTGGTTGGACGTGCCCCCATCCTGCCACCAAGCTCTCCCCAGGGAAGTGGTGCACCATTGTATGTGGTGACCACCAACTCAGGCACAATCACTGTTGTGACTCGCACTGTTGCTGCTGGTCAGG GGACAGGGCCACGAGTTGTAACAGTGAATACTATCAATGCCCCCAAGTCCTCTGTCAGCAGTGTGAGGACCCCAACTCCTGCCACAGTGGTGTCTGTCGGCCCTAAGACCATTCAGACAGTGCGCGTCACACCCCAGGGTCAGGGCCCTTCAGGATTGCGACCAGTGCTTGGTGGTACCAAGTCCAATGTGATTGTGGTGCACAAAGGTGGCCCTACAACTGGGACAAGACCCATGAGCATCCAGGGAATCAGGGTAATCAAG GATGTACCAACCAAAATTACCATTGGAAAGACATTCACTGGGAGTACAGCTGCCCCAGTGCTACAGAAGCCTCCCACTGTGCCCCGCGGACCCATCACCACCCCAGTCCTCACCACGGCTAGCACACCAACCACTCAGAGCAACGTCATTGTGGTGGATCTGAGTCCAGAGACCTCTAATGTGAACAACACTGGGGCTCTGGCTGATATTTTGCAAGTCACAG GCGAGGCACCATCAAcaagcagcagcggcagcagcagcagcagcaacagcagcagcagcagcagtggcaacagcaacacaagtgacctcactacaaccactacctcCATGTCCTCCATCCCTGACACCACCACAATCCCAGCTGcttccacctccatcaccaccccaaccatcatcaccaccaccaccagcactgcagcagccaccacctccagcacctccaccaccattaccacagtcagcgccactaccaccactgctgcctccaccacttctagctctgtctctgcctccaccaccactgccaccactgttGCCCTGAGTGCCACCCCAATAGTCAGCAGCAGTGATGGAGGGGCAGGCTTAAGTAGCAGTGGTGGAGGGAGTactggaggtggaagtggagggggagggggagggggaggagaaggggaaggagagtggCTCAACCTGGGACTGGAAGGAGAAGATTCACCGGGCCACAGTCTACCTGAAGGACAAATGCAGATGTTAG AGGAAGCTGTAGAAATTTTAGGACGAGGAGACAAAGAATCTGCAAGAAACCTTCTTCGTCAAGCTGGAATTGAATTGCTGGATTCCCCTGTAGAACTTGGTGAACATGGAGCG GAGGGAACATCCATGGCAAGTCTCATGGCTGGACTGGTGAGTCAGCTCCCAGGAACACACCTGGATGAGGGCCCTCTGGCACCTGTGGGAGAGCTGGACCCAGTCACTGGACTCTTCTACAACCCATCCAGCA gTGAAAGTTTGTCTGATAGCAACAGCAATTCAG CTTCTGATGAACTTGAGGTGCCAGAGGAAAGAGAATCTGCTGACTAA
- the LOC135105767 gene encoding BRCA2-interacting transcriptional repressor EMSY-like isoform X5, protein MVAQDMEVGYKLPNKWPKLLDMTKDECRKALRALELTTYSQVVSVLRAQGELTKEKKKLLSDLQTMFSISLERHRAEIRRAVNDEKLTTIADTLAGPNTGVEWAVEGRRLVPLMPRVPPQTAYTALATRMALLYYGMNAKMPHPSATAHYGKMDDLGAESGDTDSEEETEGLRFMPGAMVPPQYNADQGSYTTLPFSQARLSKLPPKENREIPTTTSGGSGGSAGVGGGGGAGGGTATSGGTGGGGSDKRKRKRSSSEHPLPPPPPPPPPPPTPPTPPTRDLPSSPGTPNKVTGIGRPLPGPPMKITVTGNITRGTSGTPVSTLGSHTQKVILVSTSGASGVGGGVYQRSLSVPVMKGGTGTAPTVMRGVSASSSTTPSSQIQTGSTVGSGNMIVPPTYSSSGLHGASAMSPAGTYANRTRPRVPSGTLPSRPRERSKSLVLQADSAGRGAEGSGSSSCSNVSSGSHVSPMPSFPGGSSAVVGAASGSPSLSSGHLMTHQTIQVRPSATINPGKTAIQIRQEGGAGAKIITHAVGSAGVTGTAGCTTSVACTTSTTIITTATSSGITPGSSTTGRLVGRAPILPPSSPQGSGAPLYVVTTNSGTITVVTRTVAAGQGTGPRVVTVNTINAPKSSVSSVRTPTPATVVSVGPKTIQTVRVTPQGQGPSGLRPVLGGTKSNVIVVHKGGPTTGTRPMSIQGIRDVPTKITIGKTFTGSTAAPVLQKPPTVPRGPITTPVLTTASTPTTQSNVIVVDLSPETSNVNNTGALADILQVTGEAPSTSSSGSSSSSNSSSSSSGNSNTSDLTTTTTSMSSIPDTTTIPAASTSITTPTIITTTTSTAAATTSSTSTTITTVSATTTTAASTTSSSVSASTTTATTVALSATPIVSSSDGGAGLSSSGGGSTGGGSGGGGGGGGEGEGEWLNLGLEGEDSPGHSLPEGQMQMLEEAVEILGRGDKESARNLLRQAGIELLDSPVELGEHGAEGTSMASLMAGLVSQLPGTHLDEGPLAPVGELDPVTGLFYNPSSSESLSDSNSNSASDELEVPEERESAD, encoded by the exons ATGGTGGCCCAAGAC atGGAGGTCGGGTATAAGCTGCCCAACAAGTGGCCTAAGCTGCTTGACATGACCAAGGATGAGTGCCGCAAGGCTCTCCGTGCCCTGG AGTTGACAACATACAGTCAGGTGGTTTCTGTACTACGAGCACAAGGAGAACtgacaaaggagaaaaagaagctaCTCAGTGACCTGCAAACTATGTTTTCCATTTCCCTTGAGAGACACAGAGCAGAAATTAGAAGAGCAGTCAATGATGAAAAGCTCACCACCATAGCAGACAC GCTGGCTGGACCCAACACTGGGGTGGAGTGGGCAGTGGAGGGGCGGCGGCTGGTACCCCTCATGCCGCGCGTCCCTCCACAGACAGCATACACAGCCCTGGCAACACGCATGGCTCTCCTCTACTATGGAATGAATGCCAAGATGCCTCACCCCTCTGCCACAGCACATTATGGAAAGATGGATG aTCTTGGTGCTGAGTCTGGGGATACAGACTctgaggaggagacagagggtCTAAGGTTCATGCCTGGAGCGATGGTGCCACCACAGTATAATGCTGACCAGGGATCCTACACAACCCTGCCATTCTCACAGGCCCGGCTCTCCAAGTTACCTCC gaaagaaaatcgTGAAATCCCAACCACCACctcaggaggaagtggaggctcagctggtgttggtgggggtggtggagcaggtggtggtaCTGCTACTAGTGGTGGcactggtggtggaggcagtgacaagaggaaaagaaagaggtcTTCATCAgaacatcctcttcctcccccacctcctcctccccctcctcctcctactccaccaaCCCCACCCACCAGAgaccttccttcatcccctgGTACACCAAACAAG GTGACAGGAATTGGTCGACCGCTGCCTGGCCCTCCCATGAAGATAACAGTAACAGGCAACATTACCCGCGGCACCTCAGGCACGCCAGTCTCCACACTTGGCAGCCACACACAAAAG GTCATCCTTGTGTCCACCTCGGGAGCAAgtggtgtgggtggaggagtgTACCAGAGATCCCTCAGCGTTCCAGTGATGAAGGGTGGGACAGGCACTGCCCCCACAGTGATGCGAGGGGTATCGGCCTCCAGCAGCACAACCCCATCCAGCCAGATACAGACAG GGAGCACTGTAGGTTCAGGAAACATGATTGTGCCGCCCACCTACTCCAGCAGTGGCCTCCATGGTGCTAGTGCCATGTCTCCTGCAG GTACGTATGCCAATCGTACGAGACCTCGTGTTCCCTCTGGCACACTGCCTTCCAGACCACGAGAGAGATCAAAGTCACTTGTTCTCCAGGCAGACTCTGCAGGAAGAG GTGCTGAAGGAAGTGGTAGCAGCAGCTGCAGTAATGTATCTTCAGGCAGCCATGTGAGTcccatgccttccttccctggGGGTTCATCTGCTGTAGTGGGAGCAGCATCAGGGTCCCCCAGTCTGTCTTCAGGACATTTGATGACACACCAAACTATACAG GTCAGACCAAGTGCCACCATTAATCCTGGGAAGACAGCAATTCAGATTCGTCAGGAAGGAG GTGCAGGAGCCAAGATCATCACACATGCTGTAGGCAGTGCTGGAGTCACAGGGACTGCAGGCTGCACCACCTCTGTTGCTtgcaccacctccactaccatcatcaccacagccaCCTCCTCAGGCATCACTCCAGGCTCCAGCACCACAGGACGCTTGGTTGGACGTGCCCCCATCCTGCCACCAAGCTCTCCCCAGGGAAGTGGTGCACCATTGTATGTGGTGACCACCAACTCAGGCACAATCACTGTTGTGACTCGCACTGTTGCTGCTGGTCAGG GGACAGGGCCACGAGTTGTAACAGTGAATACTATCAATGCCCCCAAGTCCTCTGTCAGCAGTGTGAGGACCCCAACTCCTGCCACAGTGGTGTCTGTCGGCCCTAAGACCATTCAGACAGTGCGCGTCACACCCCAGGGTCAGGGCCCTTCAGGATTGCGACCAGTGCTTGGTGGTACCAAGTCCAATGTGATTGTGGTGCACAAAGGTGGCCCTACAACTGGGACAAGACCCATGAGCATCCAGGGAATCAGG GATGTACCAACCAAAATTACCATTGGAAAGACATTCACTGGGAGTACAGCTGCCCCAGTGCTACAGAAGCCTCCCACTGTGCCCCGCGGACCCATCACCACCCCAGTCCTCACCACGGCTAGCACACCAACCACTCAGAGCAACGTCATTGTGGTGGATCTGAGTCCAGAGACCTCTAATGTGAACAACACTGGGGCTCTGGCTGATATTTTGCAAGTCACAG GCGAGGCACCATCAAcaagcagcagcggcagcagcagcagcagcaacagcagcagcagcagcagtggcaacagcaacacaagtgacctcactacaaccactacctcCATGTCCTCCATCCCTGACACCACCACAATCCCAGCTGcttccacctccatcaccaccccaaccatcatcaccaccaccaccagcactgcagcagccaccacctccagcacctccaccaccattaccacagtcagcgccactaccaccactgctgcctccaccacttctagctctgtctctgcctccaccaccactgccaccactgttGCCCTGAGTGCCACCCCAATAGTCAGCAGCAGTGATGGAGGGGCAGGCTTAAGTAGCAGTGGTGGAGGGAGTactggaggtggaagtggagggggagggggagggggaggagaaggggaaggagagtggCTCAACCTGGGACTGGAAGGAGAAGATTCACCGGGCCACAGTCTACCTGAAGGACAAATGCAGATGTTAG AGGAAGCTGTAGAAATTTTAGGACGAGGAGACAAAGAATCTGCAAGAAACCTTCTTCGTCAAGCTGGAATTGAATTGCTGGATTCCCCTGTAGAACTTGGTGAACATGGAGCG GAGGGAACATCCATGGCAAGTCTCATGGCTGGACTGGTGAGTCAGCTCCCAGGAACACACCTGGATGAGGGCCCTCTGGCACCTGTGGGAGAGCTGGACCCAGTCACTGGACTCTTCTACAACCCATCCAGCA gTGAAAGTTTGTCTGATAGCAACAGCAATTCAG CTTCTGATGAACTTGAGGTGCCAGAGGAAAGAGAATCTGCTGACTAA
- the LOC135105767 gene encoding BRCA2-interacting transcriptional repressor EMSY-like isoform X1 → MPHAHLSRPEIMEVGYKLPNKWPKLLDMTKDECRKALRALELTTYSQVVSVLRAQGELTKEKKKLLSDLQTMFSISLERHRAEIRRAVNDEKLTTIADTLAGPNTGVEWAVEGRRLVPLMPRVPPQTAYTALATRMALLYYGMNAKMPHPSATAHYGKMDDLGAESGDTDSEEETEGLRFMPGAMVPPQYNADQGSYTTLPFSQARLSKLPPKENREIPTTTSGGSGGSAGVGGGGGAGGGTATSGGTGGGGSDKRKRKRSSSEHPLPPPPPPPPPPPTPPTPPTRDLPSSPGTPNKVTGIGRPLPGPPMKITVTGNITRGTSGTPVSTLGSHTQKVILVSTSGASGVGGGVYQRSLSVPVMKGGTGTAPTVMRGVSASSSTTPSSQIQTGSTVGSGNMIVPPTYSSSGLHGASAMSPAGTYANRTRPRVPSGTLPSRPRERSKSLVLQADSAGRGAEGSGSSSCSNVSSGSHVSPMPSFPGGSSAVVGAASGSPSLSSGHLMTHQTIQVRPSATINPGKTAIQIRQEGGAGAKIITHAVGSAGVTGTAGCTTSVACTTSTTIITTATSSGITPGSSTTGRLVGRAPILPPSSPQGSGAPLYVVTTNSGTITVVTRTVAAGQGTGPRVVTVNTINAPKSSVSSVRTPTPATVVSVGPKTIQTVRVTPQGQGPSGLRPVLGGTKSNVIVVHKGGPTTGTRPMSIQGIRVIKDVPTKITIGKTFTGSTAAPVLQKPPTVPRGPITTPVLTTASTPTTQSNVIVVDLSPETSNVNNTGALADILQVTGEAPSTSSSGSSSSSNSSSSSSGNSNTSDLTTTTTSMSSIPDTTTIPAASTSITTPTIITTTTSTAAATTSSTSTTITTVSATTTTAASTTSSSVSASTTTATTVALSATPIVSSSDGGAGLSSSGGGSTGGGSGGGGGGGGEGEGEWLNLGLEGEDSPGHSLPEGQMQMLEEAVEILGRGDKESARNLLRQAGIELLDSPVELGEHGAEGTSMASLMAGLVSQLPGTHLDEGPLAPVGELDPVTGLFYNPSSSESLSDSNSNSASDELEVPEERESAD, encoded by the exons ATGCCTCACGCCCACCTCTCCCGCCCAGAAATA atGGAGGTCGGGTATAAGCTGCCCAACAAGTGGCCTAAGCTGCTTGACATGACCAAGGATGAGTGCCGCAAGGCTCTCCGTGCCCTGG AGTTGACAACATACAGTCAGGTGGTTTCTGTACTACGAGCACAAGGAGAACtgacaaaggagaaaaagaagctaCTCAGTGACCTGCAAACTATGTTTTCCATTTCCCTTGAGAGACACAGAGCAGAAATTAGAAGAGCAGTCAATGATGAAAAGCTCACCACCATAGCAGACAC GCTGGCTGGACCCAACACTGGGGTGGAGTGGGCAGTGGAGGGGCGGCGGCTGGTACCCCTCATGCCGCGCGTCCCTCCACAGACAGCATACACAGCCCTGGCAACACGCATGGCTCTCCTCTACTATGGAATGAATGCCAAGATGCCTCACCCCTCTGCCACAGCACATTATGGAAAGATGGATG aTCTTGGTGCTGAGTCTGGGGATACAGACTctgaggaggagacagagggtCTAAGGTTCATGCCTGGAGCGATGGTGCCACCACAGTATAATGCTGACCAGGGATCCTACACAACCCTGCCATTCTCACAGGCCCGGCTCTCCAAGTTACCTCC gaaagaaaatcgTGAAATCCCAACCACCACctcaggaggaagtggaggctcagctggtgttggtgggggtggtggagcaggtggtggtaCTGCTACTAGTGGTGGcactggtggtggaggcagtgacaagaggaaaagaaagaggtcTTCATCAgaacatcctcttcctcccccacctcctcctccccctcctcctcctactccaccaaCCCCACCCACCAGAgaccttccttcatcccctgGTACACCAAACAAG GTGACAGGAATTGGTCGACCGCTGCCTGGCCCTCCCATGAAGATAACAGTAACAGGCAACATTACCCGCGGCACCTCAGGCACGCCAGTCTCCACACTTGGCAGCCACACACAAAAG GTCATCCTTGTGTCCACCTCGGGAGCAAgtggtgtgggtggaggagtgTACCAGAGATCCCTCAGCGTTCCAGTGATGAAGGGTGGGACAGGCACTGCCCCCACAGTGATGCGAGGGGTATCGGCCTCCAGCAGCACAACCCCATCCAGCCAGATACAGACAG GGAGCACTGTAGGTTCAGGAAACATGATTGTGCCGCCCACCTACTCCAGCAGTGGCCTCCATGGTGCTAGTGCCATGTCTCCTGCAG GTACGTATGCCAATCGTACGAGACCTCGTGTTCCCTCTGGCACACTGCCTTCCAGACCACGAGAGAGATCAAAGTCACTTGTTCTCCAGGCAGACTCTGCAGGAAGAG GTGCTGAAGGAAGTGGTAGCAGCAGCTGCAGTAATGTATCTTCAGGCAGCCATGTGAGTcccatgccttccttccctggGGGTTCATCTGCTGTAGTGGGAGCAGCATCAGGGTCCCCCAGTCTGTCTTCAGGACATTTGATGACACACCAAACTATACAG GTCAGACCAAGTGCCACCATTAATCCTGGGAAGACAGCAATTCAGATTCGTCAGGAAGGAG GTGCAGGAGCCAAGATCATCACACATGCTGTAGGCAGTGCTGGAGTCACAGGGACTGCAGGCTGCACCACCTCTGTTGCTtgcaccacctccactaccatcatcaccacagccaCCTCCTCAGGCATCACTCCAGGCTCCAGCACCACAGGACGCTTGGTTGGACGTGCCCCCATCCTGCCACCAAGCTCTCCCCAGGGAAGTGGTGCACCATTGTATGTGGTGACCACCAACTCAGGCACAATCACTGTTGTGACTCGCACTGTTGCTGCTGGTCAGG GGACAGGGCCACGAGTTGTAACAGTGAATACTATCAATGCCCCCAAGTCCTCTGTCAGCAGTGTGAGGACCCCAACTCCTGCCACAGTGGTGTCTGTCGGCCCTAAGACCATTCAGACAGTGCGCGTCACACCCCAGGGTCAGGGCCCTTCAGGATTGCGACCAGTGCTTGGTGGTACCAAGTCCAATGTGATTGTGGTGCACAAAGGTGGCCCTACAACTGGGACAAGACCCATGAGCATCCAGGGAATCAGGGTAATCAAG GATGTACCAACCAAAATTACCATTGGAAAGACATTCACTGGGAGTACAGCTGCCCCAGTGCTACAGAAGCCTCCCACTGTGCCCCGCGGACCCATCACCACCCCAGTCCTCACCACGGCTAGCACACCAACCACTCAGAGCAACGTCATTGTGGTGGATCTGAGTCCAGAGACCTCTAATGTGAACAACACTGGGGCTCTGGCTGATATTTTGCAAGTCACAG GCGAGGCACCATCAAcaagcagcagcggcagcagcagcagcagcaacagcagcagcagcagcagtggcaacagcaacacaagtgacctcactacaaccactacctcCATGTCCTCCATCCCTGACACCACCACAATCCCAGCTGcttccacctccatcaccaccccaaccatcatcaccaccaccaccagcactgcagcagccaccacctccagcacctccaccaccattaccacagtcagcgccactaccaccactgctgcctccaccacttctagctctgtctctgcctccaccaccactgccaccactgttGCCCTGAGTGCCACCCCAATAGTCAGCAGCAGTGATGGAGGGGCAGGCTTAAGTAGCAGTGGTGGAGGGAGTactggaggtggaagtggagggggagggggagggggaggagaaggggaaggagagtggCTCAACCTGGGACTGGAAGGAGAAGATTCACCGGGCCACAGTCTACCTGAAGGACAAATGCAGATGTTAG AGGAAGCTGTAGAAATTTTAGGACGAGGAGACAAAGAATCTGCAAGAAACCTTCTTCGTCAAGCTGGAATTGAATTGCTGGATTCCCCTGTAGAACTTGGTGAACATGGAGCG GAGGGAACATCCATGGCAAGTCTCATGGCTGGACTGGTGAGTCAGCTCCCAGGAACACACCTGGATGAGGGCCCTCTGGCACCTGTGGGAGAGCTGGACCCAGTCACTGGACTCTTCTACAACCCATCCAGCA gTGAAAGTTTGTCTGATAGCAACAGCAATTCAG CTTCTGATGAACTTGAGGTGCCAGAGGAAAGAGAATCTGCTGACTAA